In the Butyrivibrio fibrisolvens genome, one interval contains:
- a CDS encoding glycosyltransferase family 2 protein — MGASVSIIVPVYNQEKYLGQCIESIVRQTYSNFECILVDDGSTDNSPRICDEFAKKDSRIKVIHKANQGVSSARKDGYELATSEYICFVDSDDFLADDFVKVMIEKMIETGSDVCSCSHFQYDNGNVITNTYEFPSLVIDKQQILDEYLLPIIGKIYADGYKNYPGYIWGKMYRRSLISCDCFPSERDFFPEDDLFHLYISKKINKAVFIPDKLVYYRVNETSFTHAYRKNIWQLCKNRHLRIVDFFNDNMDSRIQKRVSASGFFSVYVTLRNAYESGGYISFKKELKEMIGDDTFKPILLELDNKLLRPRQKVMVVLLRFRCYFFLYHAKNILFRK, encoded by the coding sequence ATGGGAGCTTCTGTGTCAATAATCGTCCCAGTATATAATCAGGAAAAGTACTTAGGACAATGTATAGAAAGTATTGTGAGGCAAACCTACTCAAATTTTGAGTGCATATTAGTTGATGATGGTTCTACAGATAATAGTCCTAGAATATGTGATGAATTTGCAAAGAAAGATAGCAGGATAAAAGTTATTCATAAGGCAAATCAAGGTGTTTCTTCTGCAAGAAAAGATGGTTATGAACTTGCAACGTCAGAATATATCTGCTTTGTAGATAGCGATGATTTTTTGGCTGATGATTTTGTTAAAGTGATGATTGAAAAAATGATAGAGACTGGTTCTGATGTATGTTCTTGCAGCCATTTTCAATATGATAATGGTAATGTTATAACAAATACCTATGAATTTCCGAGTCTTGTAATTGATAAACAACAGATACTTGATGAATATCTGTTGCCGATTATTGGAAAGATATATGCAGATGGATACAAAAATTATCCTGGATATATTTGGGGAAAAATGTATAGAAGGTCATTGATTTCTTGTGATTGTTTTCCTTCAGAAAGAGACTTTTTCCCAGAGGATGATCTTTTTCATCTTTATATAAGTAAGAAGATAAATAAAGCTGTTTTTATACCGGATAAGTTGGTTTATTATCGTGTAAATGAGACATCTTTTACGCATGCTTATCGAAAGAATATCTGGCAATTATGCAAAAACAGACATTTGAGAATAGTTGATTTTTTTAATGATAATATGGACAGTCGGATTCAGAAAAGAGTTTCTGCTTCTGGATTTTTTTCGGTATATGTAACGCTCAGAAATGCCTATGAATCAGGCGGGTATATTTCATTCAAAAAAGAATTGAAAGAAATGATAGGTGATGACACATTTAAACCAATATTGTTGGAACTAGATAACAAGCTTTTAAGACCACGACAGAAAGTAATGGTTGTACTATTAAGATTTAGATGCTATTTCTTTTTATATCATGCTAAAAATATTCTATTTAGAAAATAG
- a CDS encoding glycosyltransferase family 2 protein, whose amino-acid sequence MNSVQVSVIVPVFNVKKYLPECLDSILSQTYSNFELILIDDGSTDGSGEVCDEYALKDSRIVVIHKENSGVADVRNLGISRAKGEHICFVDSDDIVNPTYIQVLYETAIKEGAGIVMCNYILFKDGETIPSDIVAKQNAKIVITEKEMEDEAFSAENTVKLVIPINKIYKKSLVDKIKYPSGKIHEDAYVYHRLLHEAKQAILIPDVLYYYRKRADSITNSSFTVKELDDSMGAVIDRIDFYKELGNQRLFDIAVDGYLYFLWRNIEQMKKEGIDDYQELIKPYIRMLRDKIKYLKISKYYPVKKLIKMYYIAYLKKNF is encoded by the coding sequence ATGAATAGCGTGCAAGTCTCAGTAATAGTCCCTGTTTTTAATGTTAAGAAATACCTTCCGGAATGTCTTGACAGTATTCTTTCACAAACCTATAGCAATTTTGAATTGATACTTATTGACGACGGTTCTACGGATGGGAGTGGAGAAGTATGCGATGAGTATGCTTTGAAAGATTCCAGAATCGTAGTTATACATAAAGAAAACAGTGGAGTTGCTGACGTAAGGAATTTAGGCATAAGCCGAGCTAAAGGTGAGCATATATGCTTTGTTGATTCCGATGATATTGTGAATCCGACATACATACAAGTATTGTATGAAACAGCAATTAAAGAAGGTGCTGGAATAGTTATGTGTAATTACATCTTGTTTAAAGATGGAGAAACTATTCCAAGTGATATCGTAGCTAAGCAAAATGCCAAAATAGTAATCACAGAAAAAGAGATGGAAGACGAAGCCTTTTCTGCTGAAAATACAGTAAAGCTTGTTATTCCTATCAATAAAATATATAAAAAATCACTAGTTGATAAAATAAAATATCCTTCCGGGAAGATTCATGAAGATGCATATGTGTATCACCGTCTCCTTCACGAAGCAAAACAGGCAATCTTAATACCAGATGTATTGTACTATTATCGAAAACGAGCAGATTCCATTACTAATAGCAGTTTTACCGTAAAAGAACTGGACGATTCTATGGGAGCGGTTATAGACAGAATAGATTTTTATAAAGAGCTAGGAAACCAAAGGTTATTTGATATTGCAGTAGATGGATATTTATATTTCCTTTGGAGAAATATAGAACAGATGAAAAAAGAAGGTATCGATGATTATCAGGAGTTGATAAAACCATATATTAGAATGCTCAGAGACAAGATTAAGTATCTAAAGATCTCGAAATATTACCCGGTGAAAAAACTGATAAAAATGTATTATATAGCATATCTGAAAAAAAATTTTTAA
- a CDS encoding glycosyltransferase family A protein, with protein sequence MRKRVYVIVPAYNANKYIGGCLDSILKQSYQNLSVIVVDDASTDNTLDIIRHYSATDSRVICISSEINAGAASSRNKALSYVENQDKNSFICFVDADDYIHPDYLQILIDKQFDSKADIVWCQPCNTTKKYNETVFEAVTTKPSHDKIIPAKDLLLKEEYRIMYSMVWGKLFDARLWDNVRFPEDLRYYEDGATTFKAIYNADMVLITDAKLYYYYYSQNSATRGSSSIEKCDCGIATSLEKIDFYTRHNEKELLQMTYVGYANTILKNIRESDVIGSKEYKSKMRKAYKDIYLKAVRCNNIGIDQKIKFIIYRFFPDLQKYYISLKMVLLKRIKKHE encoded by the coding sequence ATGAGAAAAAGGGTTTATGTAATAGTTCCTGCATACAATGCGAATAAATATATAGGTGGGTGCCTGGATAGTATATTGAAGCAGTCTTATCAGAATTTATCTGTTATAGTTGTTGATGATGCATCTACAGACAATACTTTAGACATTATCAGGCATTATTCAGCTACAGATAGCAGAGTAATCTGTATTTCATCAGAAATTAACGCAGGTGCAGCAAGTTCAAGAAATAAGGCGCTTAGTTATGTGGAAAACCAGGATAAGAACAGTTTTATTTGCTTTGTAGATGCAGACGATTATATTCATCCCGACTACCTGCAAATATTAATAGATAAACAGTTTGACAGTAAGGCTGATATTGTCTGGTGCCAGCCTTGCAACACTACTAAAAAATACAATGAAACAGTTTTTGAAGCAGTAACTACAAAACCGTCACATGATAAGATCATTCCAGCTAAAGATTTATTATTAAAAGAAGAATACAGAATCATGTATAGCATGGTGTGGGGGAAGCTATTCGATGCAAGACTCTGGGATAATGTGAGATTTCCTGAAGATCTTAGATATTATGAAGACGGAGCAACAACATTTAAGGCTATTTATAACGCCGATATGGTTCTTATAACCGATGCTAAATTGTATTATTATTACTATTCACAAAACTCAGCCACAAGAGGTTCATCCAGCATAGAAAAGTGTGATTGCGGTATAGCAACTTCTTTAGAAAAGATAGATTTTTATACGCGGCATAATGAAAAAGAATTATTACAAATGACATATGTAGGATATGCTAATACCATTTTGAAAAATATAAGAGAAAGTGACGTAATTGGTAGCAAAGAATATAAAAGTAAGATGCGAAAGGCATATAAAGACATATATTTAAAAGCAGTCAGATGTAACAATATAGGGATTGATCAGAAGATCAAATTCATTATTTACAGGTTTTTCCCGGATTTACAAAAGTACTATATAAGTTTAAAGATGGTCTTATTAAAAAGGATAAAAAAGCATGAATAG
- a CDS encoding lipopolysaccharide biosynthesis protein yields MMRSENVIKNSIWTTINTVITIAIGFISRTIFIYILNSEYLGIDGLFSNILSLLSLSELGFGSAVTFNLYKPLREKDEKKIAAIMNFYKWIYRMVAIFIFVVGMCLVPFLRYIIKDTTFDIKYITGIYVLFLIKTAITYLYSYNFTLATADQRGYIIGHITMINNIVTPIAKIVALAITRSFVAYIVAEIVLTLGFNLIKTLHVKKAYPVLEDTKSSLEKQETRKILKDVQNIFLGKVSTTVLTSTDNLIISSFVNVISVGFMSNYNTLVNYISTFISGALYSAQASIGNAIASEGKEYVYNILKKLTLITLFVASFATTALFCLSSDFISIVWSKNEDMTLPVVTVFIVMFNAFFQFIKSPLWITLTSAGLFEKDKYISFIGMVMNIVVSLILVQYLGLVGVILGTIISQSVQMILKAKLLFNEYFFMGSGKYLLLILECFTLFVAEELLTYFICINIPVSNIYLLFVCKMFMCVIVPNLMNYAIFHKTEEYEYFLKLILKITKIVHRKRRF; encoded by the coding sequence GTGATGCGTAGTGAAAATGTTATTAAGAATAGTATTTGGACAACAATAAATACAGTAATAACTATAGCAATTGGATTTATATCAAGAACTATTTTTATTTATATATTAAATTCAGAATACCTTGGTATAGATGGATTATTTTCGAATATTTTATCTCTTTTGTCTCTTTCAGAACTGGGATTTGGTTCGGCAGTAACTTTCAATCTGTATAAGCCTCTTAGAGAAAAAGATGAGAAAAAAATTGCTGCAATAATGAATTTCTATAAATGGATTTATAGAATGGTAGCAATTTTTATTTTTGTAGTAGGAATGTGCCTTGTCCCCTTTTTACGATATATAATCAAAGACACGACATTTGACATCAAATATATCACGGGAATATATGTTCTGTTCCTTATTAAAACTGCAATAACATATTTATATTCATATAACTTTACGTTGGCTACAGCAGATCAAAGAGGATATATTATTGGACACATCACTATGATCAATAATATAGTCACACCCATTGCCAAGATAGTTGCGCTGGCGATCACCAGAAGTTTTGTTGCATATATTGTTGCAGAAATTGTATTAACGCTGGGATTCAACTTAATCAAAACCCTGCATGTGAAAAAAGCTTATCCTGTTCTTGAAGATACCAAGTCATCTCTTGAAAAACAGGAAACAAGAAAAATACTAAAGGATGTACAGAATATCTTTCTGGGAAAAGTATCAACTACAGTACTTACATCTACAGATAATCTTATAATTTCATCTTTTGTAAACGTTATTTCTGTCGGTTTTATGTCTAATTATAATACATTGGTCAATTATATATCGACATTTATATCTGGGGCGCTATATTCTGCGCAGGCCAGTATAGGTAATGCTATTGCTTCTGAAGGAAAAGAATATGTGTATAATATTCTTAAAAAGCTAACGCTTATCACACTTTTTGTTGCCTCATTTGCAACGACAGCCTTATTTTGTTTGTCCAGTGATTTTATTTCTATAGTGTGGTCCAAGAATGAAGACATGACATTGCCTGTTGTTACAGTATTTATCGTAATGTTTAATGCATTTTTTCAGTTCATTAAGTCGCCTTTATGGATAACGCTTACCAGCGCTGGCTTATTTGAAAAAGATAAATATATATCATTTATTGGTATGGTAATGAATATAGTGGTTTCATTGATCCTGGTTCAATACTTAGGACTTGTCGGTGTTATTCTTGGAACTATTATTTCACAGTCAGTACAAATGATCTTGAAGGCCAAACTTTTGTTTAATGAATATTTCTTTATGGGTAGTGGAAAATATTTATTACTTATACTTGAATGCTTTACTTTATTTGTAGCCGAGGAATTGTTAACATACTTTATATGTATAAATATTCCCGTATCAAATATATATTTGCTATTTGTTTGTAAGATGTTTATGTGTGTGATAGTGCCCAATCTTATGAACTACGCTATTTTCCATAAGACAGAGGAATATGAATATTTTTTAAAATTGATTCTCAAAATAACTAAAATTGTTCATCGTAAAAGAAGGTTTTAA
- a CDS encoding glycosyltransferase, with the protein MVSVVITTYKRPPEAVEKAVQSVLDQTYQDLEILIVDDNKNNSEESKLIAEAFSGRDRIKYIKQDGNKGACAARNLGITNAQGEYVAFLDDDDTWEPEKLEMQLARFKDADENVAMVYCLGDVVDISTEPPTVSEYYTTRLYKDEITFHDQLKYDYIGSTSQGLMRKSALVKLGGFDESLPARQDYEMWLRISKNYRIYGVKKVLFHYIQHGMEQITKSPKKAWTGYKIVYKKYYEDYRKDPDAHIGMLQRIIETVKEYNYFLYQYYRIKKHIIKRFVK; encoded by the coding sequence ATGGTTTCAGTAGTAATAACAACATATAAAAGACCACCGGAAGCCGTGGAAAAAGCTGTACAAAGTGTTCTTGATCAGACATATCAGGATCTTGAAATACTGATAGTAGATGATAATAAGAATAATAGTGAAGAAAGTAAGTTAATTGCAGAAGCATTTTCTGGAAGAGACAGAATAAAATACATCAAACAGGATGGAAATAAAGGGGCATGCGCTGCCAGAAATCTTGGTATAACTAATGCTCAAGGCGAGTATGTGGCTTTTCTTGATGATGATGATACATGGGAACCTGAGAAGCTTGAAATGCAGCTTGCCAGATTTAAAGATGCTGATGAAAACGTAGCTATGGTTTATTGTCTGGGAGATGTTGTTGATATATCTACGGAGCCTCCGACAGTAAGTGAGTACTACACAACAAGGTTATATAAGGATGAGATTACATTTCATGACCAGCTCAAATATGACTATATCGGAAGTACATCTCAGGGTCTTATGAGAAAAAGTGCCTTAGTTAAGCTTGGAGGTTTTGATGAAAGCCTTCCGGCAAGACAGGACTATGAGATGTGGCTCAGAATCAGTAAGAATTACAGGATTTACGGAGTAAAAAAGGTGCTGTTCCATTATATACAGCATGGTATGGAGCAAATTACAAAAAGCCCCAAGAAGGCATGGACAGGATACAAGATAGTATATAAGAAATATTATGAAGATTATAGAAAAGATCCGGATGCTCATATTGGTATGCTGCAGAGAATAATAGAAACAGTAAAGGAATATAACTACTTTTTGTATCAATATTATAGAATTAAAAAACATATTATTAAAAGGTTTGTTAAGTGA
- a CDS encoding glycosyltransferase codes for MKEDLVSVIIPIYNASKYLSNTIECILNQTYKNLELILLNDGSTDNSLFICNEYSAKDHRIIVIDKPNSGQGDTRNKGIEVASGKYIYFADSDDLMDLKLIETAVRGIEDNDLYVFNYYHSYVRKDGGRTNQKERDFLEGDYKIGSDKERLKFISNNFLNYGCGFEVWNRLYRADIIKNRNIRFPVFKPVIAEDVCFNLFYLMHINKLKVTNERLYYYLYRSDSSMGPDRGIVRVNQYNRLSKCLYEYLDSINYRYMISNFSVIHIKLLYHELMNMSLKDAGKELNKIEDYDFNSSRLIEARRKPLLFIEVMGFVKGIKYYFLSRYYYVKK; via the coding sequence ATGAAAGAAGATCTGGTAAGTGTAATCATACCAATCTATAATGCTTCAAAGTACTTGAGCAATACAATTGAATGTATACTGAATCAAACATATAAGAATCTTGAGCTCATTCTTTTAAATGACGGTTCAACGGACAACAGTTTATTTATTTGTAATGAATATAGTGCCAAAGACCATCGAATAATAGTTATAGATAAACCAAATTCAGGGCAGGGAGATACTCGTAACAAAGGAATAGAGGTAGCTTCTGGAAAATATATTTATTTTGCAGACAGTGATGACCTTATGGATTTGAAACTAATTGAAACTGCAGTTCGTGGGATAGAAGACAACGATTTATATGTTTTCAATTATTATCATTCCTATGTAAGAAAAGATGGTGGAAGAACTAATCAAAAAGAAAGAGACTTTCTTGAAGGTGATTATAAAATAGGCTCCGATAAAGAAAGACTGAAATTTATTTCTAACAATTTCCTAAACTATGGTTGTGGTTTTGAGGTATGGAATAGATTATATAGGGCGGATATTATAAAAAACAGAAATATCAGATTTCCTGTGTTTAAGCCTGTAATTGCAGAAGATGTATGCTTTAATCTGTTTTATCTGATGCACATAAACAAGCTTAAAGTAACTAATGAAAGACTTTATTATTACTTATATAGGTCAGATTCTTCTATGGGACCTGACAGAGGAATAGTAAGAGTTAATCAATATAACAGACTTAGCAAATGTCTTTATGAATATCTTGATTCCATAAATTATCGATATATGATCAGTAACTTTAGTGTGATACATATAAAGCTCTTATATCATGAACTAATGAACATGTCATTAAAGGATGCTGGCAAAGAGCTTAACAAGATAGAGGATTACGATTTTAATAGTAGCAGATTGATAGAGGCACGAAGAAAACCTTTATTGTTTATAGAGGTTATGGGTTTTGTAAAAGGTATAAAATACTATTTTTTATCAAGATATTATTATGTAAAAAAATGA
- a CDS encoding glycosyltransferase → MNNPLITVIVPIYHVEKYLHRCIDSIIGQTYKNLEIILVDDGSGDACASICDEYAKKDSRIVVIHKENGGLSDARNKGIEAAKGEYLAFVDSDDYIHRDMFKILMDTLLQTDSDVSMCSYKYVYDGEPDETDVSFGTDHQVDIMDGHKAQNRYYSGDKKLELTVAWNKLYKKELFTELRYPKGKIFEDEFTTYKALYKCSNICFVDLPLYYYLQRKDSIIGVMNGHRDSKVVAAYLQRIDFYRDNNEEALWRKGVMHCLHMMCYFNLNCARSVSDDGGIKKCYRKEFLSAVNSYEKASKGFSARERFEIVLYKLNAGLYYRIWRMTKRN, encoded by the coding sequence TTGAATAATCCACTGATAACTGTGATAGTTCCAATCTATCATGTTGAAAAATATCTTCATAGATGCATAGACAGCATAATAGGACAGACATATAAAAATCTTGAGATCATTCTTGTAGATGATGGCTCCGGAGATGCATGCGCTTCAATATGTGATGAATATGCCAAGAAAGATTCCAGGATAGTGGTCATCCATAAAGAAAACGGCGGCCTTTCTGATGCCAGAAATAAAGGAATAGAAGCGGCAAAAGGCGAATATCTGGCATTTGTAGATTCTGATGATTATATTCATAGGGATATGTTCAAAATATTGATGGATACACTACTTCAAACGGATTCAGATGTAAGCATGTGTTCTTACAAGTATGTTTATGATGGAGAACCGGATGAAACAGATGTATCTTTTGGGACAGATCATCAAGTAGATATAATGGACGGGCATAAAGCTCAGAACCGCTATTATAGCGGAGATAAAAAACTTGAACTGACTGTCGCTTGGAATAAGCTTTATAAAAAAGAATTGTTTACAGAGCTTCGATATCCAAAGGGAAAAATATTCGAAGATGAATTTACAACATATAAAGCTCTTTATAAATGCTCTAATATCTGTTTTGTGGATCTTCCATTATATTATTACCTTCAACGAAAAGACAGCATAATTGGTGTCATGAATGGACATAGGGATTCCAAGGTTGTAGCAGCTTACCTTCAACGAATAGATTTTTATAGAGATAATAATGAAGAAGCTCTTTGGCGCAAAGGCGTTATGCACTGCCTTCATATGATGTGCTATTTCAATTTAAACTGTGCTCGTTCAGTCAGTGATGATGGCGGGATAAAGAAATGTTACAGAAAAGAATTCTTAAGTGCTGTAAATAGTTATGAAAAGGCATCTAAAGGCTTTAGTGCACGAGAGAGATTTGAGATTGTTTTATATAAGCTTAATGCAGGCCTGTATTACAGGATATGGAGAATGACAAAAAGGAATTAA
- a CDS encoding beta-1,6-N-acetylglucosaminyltransferase, which produces MKIAFLNLCHTDPELVARCARRLCADSDFDMYVHVDAKQDIEPFKKALKDIRGVYFTPNRHKVYWGGYNAIHASFELIRTALNSDKSYDYYVMMQNLDYPIKTNVEIKQFFESNKGKEFIRGCPIAGTKDWEFSRKYKLFYMKDNPYGRASNKNPKKLLNTIASIVMSVTTIGFNGTIHEHDSDYDIYYGCAQWAVTDECARYIDDFERSHPRFNHKMKIMQFPDEEYFHTVVHNSRFKTRCYKYDEPEARWLVNWRNLTYFEFPREVTVLTKADYQKLKSVPDLFCRKVRSDISKDLLDELDK; this is translated from the coding sequence ATGAAAATTGCTTTCTTGAATTTGTGCCATACAGATCCCGAGCTTGTTGCAAGGTGTGCAAGAAGACTTTGTGCAGATTCGGATTTTGATATGTATGTGCACGTAGATGCAAAACAAGATATTGAACCTTTCAAAAAAGCTTTAAAAGATATAAGAGGTGTTTATTTTACACCAAACAGACATAAGGTTTATTGGGGTGGATATAATGCTATTCATGCCAGCTTTGAATTGATTCGTACAGCACTAAACAGTGATAAAAGTTATGACTATTATGTGATGATGCAAAATCTTGATTATCCGATCAAGACTAATGTTGAAATTAAGCAATTTTTTGAAAGTAATAAGGGGAAAGAGTTTATAAGGGGCTGTCCTATCGCAGGGACTAAGGACTGGGAGTTTTCTAGAAAATATAAGCTTTTTTATATGAAAGATAATCCATATGGAAGAGCGTCCAATAAAAATCCCAAAAAACTTCTTAATACTATAGCATCAATAGTCATGAGTGTTACTACGATTGGCTTTAATGGTACTATTCATGAACATGACAGCGATTATGACATATATTATGGATGTGCACAGTGGGCTGTTACTGATGAATGTGCCAGATATATTGATGATTTTGAAAGATCTCATCCACGGTTTAATCATAAAATGAAGATTATGCAGTTTCCTGATGAAGAATATTTTCATACAGTAGTGCATAATTCGAGGTTCAAGACCAGATGTTATAAGTATGATGAACCGGAAGCCAGATGGCTTGTTAATTGGAGAAACCTGACATACTTCGAATTCCCCAGGGAAGTAACCGTACTGACTAAGGCAGATTATCAGAAACTAAAAAGTGTACCGGATCTTTTTTGCAGAAAAGTAAGAAGTGATATTTCTAAAGATTTATTAGACGAGCTTGATAAGTAA
- a CDS encoding glycosyltransferase family 2 protein, with the protein MKTKVSIIIPAYNIRDYIEKCLQSVLDQDYEKDSLEIIVVDDGSTDGTSEILDEYASKNNIIKVIHKLNEGVSAARNDGIKASTGEYIFFFDGDDFQERYTCSELVDIIKQQSADAVIYGYYRYEDGKIYETSLPRFSKDIYENEEVIKDVMPAFIGLSYEDVNNWIAGVPGSLYVENPALWRMLCKRSIIIDNDLKFDETLKVGEDTCFISEYLSCCKKVYVQQKCYYYLVTRSTSAIYRYEREPFSKLEGKKKLNDARQKLVERVKKRSGVDITYTFAGTIVMSAVEMAFQLSGKNANASRKQRYEGFKSFVEDKRVLKLISEYSIGNGSLVKRIPFVILKKRWFHLLFLATTMLHVVGYKFKR; encoded by the coding sequence ATGAAAACTAAAGTAAGTATCATTATTCCTGCATATAATATCAGGGATTATATAGAGAAATGTCTTCAAAGTGTACTGGATCAGGACTATGAGAAAGATAGCCTTGAGATTATAGTTGTTGATGATGGTTCTACAGATGGAACTTCAGAAATACTTGATGAATATGCAAGTAAAAACAATATTATAAAAGTAATCCATAAGCTGAATGAAGGTGTTTCTGCCGCCAGAAATGATGGTATAAAAGCTTCTACCGGAGAATATATCTTTTTCTTTGATGGAGATGATTTTCAGGAAAGATATACCTGTAGTGAACTTGTTGATATAATCAAGCAGCAATCAGCAGATGCAGTAATATATGGCTATTACAGGTATGAAGACGGAAAGATTTATGAGACTTCACTTCCAAGATTTTCAAAAGATATATATGAGAATGAAGAAGTAATCAAAGATGTAATGCCTGCTTTTATAGGTCTTTCCTATGAAGACGTAAACAATTGGATCGCCGGAGTGCCTGGCTCATTATACGTAGAAAACCCGGCACTTTGGCGAATGCTTTGTAAAAGAAGCATTATCATAGATAACGATCTTAAGTTTGATGAAACATTAAAGGTAGGAGAGGATACCTGCTTTATTTCTGAGTATCTTAGTTGCTGTAAGAAAGTATATGTCCAGCAGAAATGTTATTATTATCTGGTTACCAGATCAACTTCTGCTATATACAGATACGAAAGAGAGCCTTTTTCTAAACTGGAAGGCAAGAAAAAGCTTAACGATGCAAGACAGAAGCTTGTTGAAAGAGTGAAGAAGCGCTCTGGAGTAGATATTACATATACTTTTGCCGGAACTATAGTTATGTCTGCAGTAGAGATGGCTTTCCAGCTTTCAGGAAAGAATGCAAATGCAAGCAGAAAACAGCGCTACGAAGGATTTAAAAGCTTTGTAGAAGATAAAAGAGTTTTAAAACTAATAAGTGAATATTCCATAGGAAATGGCTCACTTGTAAAAAGAATACCATTCGTTATTTTAAAAAAGAGATGGTTTCACTTACTATTTTTGGCTACAACAATGCTTCATGTGGTCGGATATAAGTTTAAACGATAA
- a CDS encoding glycosyltransferase family 2 protein: MENNKAILSVIIPVYNAEKYISECLDSILKKTDLNIEVLVIDDGSTDDSKNIIEEYIRKDNRIRYIYQNNGGVSTARNNGLDNASGKYILFLDADDYLEEDAFEDLFSRLEMDMPDFMAYAKKILYPDGRGKDVYFDFKDNTCQDSKYIFELMYASSSFNECWGKVFKKDIIDKYHLRFPKNIKIGEDLLFVYDYFEKCKSFKLVNKCLLVYRQHDESAMRKSITDDRLRITDMLYTAGQKYLDEIGNKDLRYKADIYYFRVITNLCREYAASEDSSKCIKRIYNSDVTAKIMRKLKFKMIPLYKKHEYVLLKFRLIKLSAIYYELKAKA, from the coding sequence ATGGAAAATAATAAGGCTATACTGTCAGTAATAATCCCAGTCTATAATGCTGAAAAATACATTTCTGAATGTCTTGATAGCATCCTAAAAAAAACTGACTTAAATATTGAAGTGTTAGTTATAGATGACGGTAGTACTGACGATTCTAAAAACATAATTGAAGAATATATTCGAAAAGATAATCGAATAAGGTATATTTATCAGAATAATGGAGGGGTATCTACAGCTAGAAATAATGGACTAGATAATGCCAGTGGCAAATATATCCTATTTCTTGATGCAGATGATTATTTGGAAGAAGATGCCTTTGAAGATCTTTTTTCAAGGCTTGAAATGGATATGCCTGATTTTATGGCATACGCCAAAAAGATATTATATCCTGACGGCCGGGGAAAAGACGTTTATTTTGATTTTAAAGATAATACATGTCAGGATTCAAAATATATATTTGAGCTGATGTATGCATCATCTTCTTTTAATGAGTGTTGGGGGAAAGTTTTCAAGAAAGATATTATAGATAAGTATCATCTTAGATTTCCCAAAAACATTAAAATAGGCGAAGATCTTCTCTTTGTCTATGATTATTTTGAAAAATGTAAAAGTTTTAAGCTTGTCAATAAATGCCTTCTGGTTTACAGGCAGCATGACGAAAGCGCCATGAGAAAGAGCATAACGGACGATAGGCTTAGGATAACAGATATGTTATATACTGCTGGACAGAAATATCTTGATGAGATAGGTAATAAGGATCTTAGATATAAGGCAGATATTTATTATTTTAGGGTAATTACAAACTTATGCAGAGAGTATGCGGCGTCAGAAGATAGTAGTAAATGTATCAAAAGGATCTACAACTCCGATGTTACAGCAAAAATAATGAGAAAACTTAAGTTTAAAATGATTCCGCTGTATAAAAAACATGAATACGTACTGTTGAAATTTAGGCTTATAAAACTCTCTGCAATTTATTATGAATTAAAAGCAAAGGCATAA